Proteins encoded by one window of Aphidius gifuensis isolate YNYX2018 linkage group LG2, ASM1490517v1, whole genome shotgun sequence:
- the LOC122848431 gene encoding eukaryotic translation initiation factor 3 subunit H, translated as MSSRAGTMRSIPEHNTRIEYVQCDGLTAMKIIKHCHEESAGNMEVAQGALLGLVVQNRLEITNCFPFPKNDEVHEEEEYQLAVMRRLRRVNVDHFHVGWYQSADVGNFLSVSLLESQYHYQTSIEESVVVIYDTAKSGRGFLTIKAYRLTPQAIQMYKDGEFTPDALRSLKIGYETLFVEIPVVIKNSNLTNIMMSEVEEMIPEEAGSKYLDLGTASVLEGQLRCMMDRVDELNQEAIKFNRHQHLVIRQQQDKNRLLQKRAQENAARAAKDEAPLPDDDINKLMRPLPVPPRLNPMIIAGQINTYSQHISQFCAQSLAKLYITQSLQSAKESKSSN; from the exons atgtcGTCAAGAGCCGGTACAATGCGTTCAATTCCGGAGCATAATACAAGAATTGAATATGTACAATGTGATGGATTAACAgcaatgaaaattatcaagCATTGTCATGAAGAATCTGCTGGTAATATGGAAGTTGCACAAGGTGCATTACTTGGTTTGGTTGTACAAAATCGTTTGGaaataacaaattgttttCCATTTCCAAAAAATGATGAAGTacatgaagaagaagaatatcAACTTGCTGTTATGCGTCGTCTTCGaag agTAAACGTTGATCATTTTCATGTTGGATGGTATCAAAGTGCTGatgttggtaattttttaagtgTCTCACTTCTTGAGTCACAATATCATTATCAAACATCAATTGAAGAAtcagttgttgttatttatgatACAGCAAAATCAGGACGTGgttttttgacaataaaagcATATCGTTTAACACCACAAGCTATACAAATGTATAAAGATGGTGAATTTACACCAGATGCATTACGTTCATTGAAAATTGGATATGAAacattatttgttgaaattccagttgttattaaaaatagtaatttaacaaatattatgaTGTCAGAAGTTGAAGAAATGATACCAGAAGAAGCTGgatcaaaatatttagatCTTGGTACAGCATCTGTTCTTGAGGGACAATTACGTTGTATGATGGATCgtgttgatgaattaaatcaagaagcaattaaatttaatagacATCAACATCTTGTTATTCGTCaacaacaagataaaaatagattattaCAAAAACGTGCACAAGAAAATGCAGCAAGAGCTGCTAAAGATGAAGCACCATTACCAGATGATGATATCAATAAACTCATGAGACCATTACCAGTTCCACCAAGGTTAAATCCAATGATTATTGCTGGACAAATTAATACTTATAGTCAGCATATATCACAATTTTGTGCTCAAAGTTTGGCCAAACTTTATATCACTCAGAGTCTTCAGAGTGCCAAGGaatcaaaatcatcaaattaa
- the LOC122848441 gene encoding uncharacterized protein LOC122848441, protein MSSPICNLSTELLLKIFSFVDVNERLKLEEVCKRWCEISKWKWLDIKYVHLSYKHKSTYIRRVTNRLKVLEIYDTCNSPLLKNVTQYMSTFNNLQKFEYSTVEHVCDNFFCKDTNDLTQILELLPITLKKFCLHKCILLPTYNIGKFKSLKHFSYSYPNYLSHELEDVLTNVLESLPDTLESLHIFGQSLNTKFHIGKLQSLKFLWLWSLKLKKNNITGLESLDKNLEHVRLWGKEIDNDYLKQVQKLDCVKMFTHTQEEKIFA, encoded by the exons ATGTCATCaccaatttgtaatttatcaactgaattgttattaaaaatattctcattTGTCGATGTCAATGAACGTTTAAAACTCGAAGAAG tgtGCAAACGTTGGTGTGAAATAAGCAAATGGAAATGgcttgatataaaatatgtacatTTATCATACAAACATAAATCAACTTACATTCGTCGTGTGACAAATCGTTTAAAAGTACTTGAAATATATGACACGTGTAATTCACCATTGCTAAAAAATGTAACTCAATACATGAGTACATTTAATAATCTACAAAAATTTGAATACAGTACTGTTGAGCATgtatgtgataattttttttgtaaagatACAAATGATTTAACTCAAATATTGGAGCTATTACcaataacattgaaaaaattttgtttacataAATGCATATTATTGCCAACATATAACATTGGAAagtttaaatcattaaaacatttttcataCTCATATCCAAATTATTTGTCACATGAGCTGGAAGATGTTTTAACAAATGTACTTGAATCATTGCCAGATACACTTGAATCATTACATATATTTGGTCAATCATTAAACACAAAGTTT catATTGGAAAATtacaatcattaaaatttctttggctATGGTCATTGAaactcaagaaaaataatattactggTCTGGAAagtcttgataaaaatttggaGCATGTTCGTTTGTGGGGTAaagaaattgataatgattatttaaaacaagttCAAAAACTTGATTGTGTTAAAATGTTTACACATacacaagaagaaaaaatttttgcataa
- the LOC122848394 gene encoding T-complex protein 1 subunit zeta, protein MSAISLLNPKAEVARAAQALAVNISGAKGIQDVMRTNLGPKGTMKMLVSGAGDIKITKDGNVLLHEMQIQHPTASLIARASTAQDDMTGDGTTSTVLVIGELLKQADLYIAEGLHPRVLTEGFELAREKTIEILDSMKIPIEAVKEALIDVAKTSLKTKIHPKLADTLAEVCVDAVLQIKQDDSPVDLHMVELMEMQHRTAADTKLIRGIVMDHGSRHPDMPKRVENAYILTCNVSLEYEKTEVNSGFFYKTAEEREKLVAAEREFIDNRVQKIIALKKKLCDGTNKTFVIINQKGIDPPSLDAFAHEGMLALRRAKRRNMERLTLACGGVAMNSVDELSEEHLGYAGVVYEHVLGETKYTFVEECKKPNSVTILLKGPNKYTLMQLKDAVRDGLRAINNAINDKSIVPGAGAFEIAASRALSKYKEEVKGKLRLGVQAYSDALLVIPKTLAVNSGFDAQESIVKLLEESAALGEAVGFDINSGEALKPIDAGIYDNYVVKKQIINSCTVIASNLLLVDEIMRAGLSSLKG, encoded by the exons atgtcaGCAATAAGTTTATTAAATCCAAAAGCTGAAGTTGCAAGAGCAGCTCAAGCTCTAGCTGTTAATATATCTGGAGCAAAAGGAATCCAAGATGTCATGAGGACAAATCTTGGTCCAAAGGGAACCATGAAAAT GTTGGTTTCTGGTGCTGgagatattaaaataacaaaagatgGAAATGTACTTCTTCATGAAATGCAAATTCAACATCCAACAGCATCATTGATTGCTCGTGCATCAACAGCTCAAGATGACATGACAGGAGATGGTACAACAAGTACTGTACTTGTTATTGGTGAACTTCTTAAACAAGCTGATTTATATATTGCTGAAGGTCTTCATCCAAGAGTATTAACTGAAGGATTTGAATTGGCAcgtgaaaaaacaattgaaattcttgattcaatgaaaataccAATTGAAGCAGTTAAAGAAGCACTTATTGATGTTGCTAAAAcatcattaaaaacaaaaattcatcCAAAACTTGCTGATACATTGGCTGAAGTATGTGTTGATGctgttttacaaataaaacaagatgATTCACCAGTTGATCTTCATATGGTTGAATTAATGGAAATGCAACATAGAACAGCTGctgatacaaaattaattcgtGGTATTGTTATGGATCATGGATCAAGACATCCAGATATGCCAAAAAGAGTTGAAAATGCATATATTTTAACTTGTAATGTCAGTTTGGAATATGAAAAAACTGAAGTTAACAgtggatttttttataaaacagcTGAAGAACGTGAAAAACTTGTTGCTGCTGAAcgtgaatttattgataatcgtgttcaaaaaataattgcattaaagaaaaaactttGTGATGGtacaaataaaacatttgttattattaatcaaaaaggTATTGATCCACCATCATTAGATGCATTTGCACATGAAGGTATGTTGGCACTTCGTCGTGCTAAACGTAGAAATATGGAACGTCTTACACTTGCATGTGGTGGTGTTGCCATGAATTCAGTTGATGAATTAAGTGAAGAACATCTTGGTTATGCTGGTGTTGTTTATGAGCATGTACTTGGTGAAACAAAATATACTTTTGTTGAAGAATGCAAAAAACCAAATTCAGTTACAATCTTATTAAAAGgaccaaataaatatactttgatGCAATTGAAAGATGCTGTACGTGATGGTTTAAGAGCAATTAATAATgctattaatgataaatcaattgtaCCAGGTGCTGGTGCATTTGAAATTGCTGCAAGTCGTGCATTGAGCAAGTACAAAGAAGAAGTTAAAGGTAAACTTCGTCTTGGTGTACAAGCATACAGTGATGCACTTCTTGTTATTCCAAAAACACTTGCTGTTAATAGTGGTTTTGATGCACAAGAATCAATTGTCAAGTTGTTGGAAGAATCAGCTGCTCTTGGTGAAGCTGTtggttttgatattaattcagGCGAAGCATTGAAACCAATTGATGCtggtatttatgataattatgttgttaaaaaacaaattatcaattcaTGCACCGTTATTGCCTCTAATCTTCTCTTGGTTGATGAGATCATGAGAGCTGGACTTTCATCATTGAAaggataa
- the LOC122848459 gene encoding uncharacterized protein LOC122848459, whose translation MSSIPSTSTSSLPTPTPTPASTPPPPPPAPSAPRDIFRNSGVAKKSTTKQILQRASIKPKNTARKSTTHRPSWYSSGTTCDIDDADESSSSSFSFYGKPIDPIDLESLNTIMTLGHAQIKVKCSNMTQYFSIDPRVLVEDVVLSGRFISNQ comes from the coding sequence ATGTCATCGATACCATCGACATCAACATCATCCCTgccaacaccaacaccaacaccagcatcaacaccaccaccacctccaccagcTCCATCAGCGCCAAGagatatttttagaaattctggtgttgctaaaaaatcaacgacaaaacaaatattacaaCGTGCAtcaataaaaccaaaaaatactGCCAGAAAATCAACAACACATCGACCATCTTGGTATTCATCTGGTACGACATGTGAtattgatgatgctgatgaatCAAGCTCatcaagtttttcattttatggAAAACCTATTGATCCAATTGATCTTGAATCACTCAATACCATAATGACACTTGGACATGCACAGATCAAAGTCAAGTGTTCAAATATGACACAATACTTTTCAATTGATCCAAGAGTTTTAGTTGAAGATGTTGTACTTTCTGGTAGATTTATTAGTAATCAGTGA